Genomic segment of Pseudoalteromonas sp. NC201:
TTGTATTTTGGGCAATAAAGCCCTGCCAAGATGAAGGTAGAGTTTCGAGCACACGCAGCGCTGCCTCACGATTTTCAAACTCCGCGAAACAACAAGCTCCAGTACCAGTCATTTTGGTTGGTGCATATTTTAGCAACCACGCGAGGGTCTTTTCAACCTCGGGGTAAAGCTTTTTGACAAGAGTTTGACAGTCGTTGCCCGTATCCGAGAGTTTCCAACCACTTTTTAGCTTAGGCGTATTGCGCGGTAAGTCTGGGTGGGTAAAGACTAACGCGGTGCTGACATGAACGGGGGGGGCAACCACCAAATACCATTTTTTTTCGATGTCAATTGGCTCAAGTTGCTCGCCAACGCCGTGGGCTACAGCTGTTTTACCTTCAACAAAAACAGGCACATCGGCGCCTAGTTGGAGACCGAGTTTTGCAAGTTCTGGGATAGTAAGCTGACATTGCCACAGCATATTGAGTGCCAATAAAGTTGTCGCGGCATCGGA
This window contains:
- the ispE gene encoding 4-(cytidine 5'-diphospho)-2-C-methyl-D-erythritol kinase; translated protein: MKTLTLSAPAKLNLFLHINGRREDGYHELETLFTFLDFGDELAFTLTSNQQEIVICGNTAGIPLEDNLIYKAAKILEPYKKIAAGVDIQLNKRLPMGGGVGGGSSDAATTLLALNMLWQCQLTIPELAKLGLQLGADVPVFVEGKTAVAHGVGEQLEPIDIEKKWYLVVAPPVHVSTALVFTHPDLPRNTPKLKSGWKLSDTGNDCQTLVKKLYPEVEKTLAWLLKYAPTKMTGTGACCFAEFENREAALRVLETLPSSWQGFIAQNTSESICHRQLRAWQN